Proteins from a genomic interval of Streptomyces sp. NBC_00820:
- a CDS encoding response regulator transcription factor codes for MARVLVVEDDQFVRSALIRHLTEASHAVRSVGTALEALREVAHLRFDVVILDLGLPDLDGSEALKMLRGVTDVPVIIATARDDETEIVRLLNAGADDYLTKPFSVEHLSARIAAVLRRARPGGGEAPPSPVLRVGGLSVDPTRRQAELDGRRLDLTRREFDLLAYLAGRPGVVVPRRELLAEVWQQSYGDDQTIDVHLSWLRRKLGETAARPRYVHTLRGVGVKLEPPAAGEPTR; via the coding sequence ATGGCACGTGTTCTCGTGGTCGAGGACGACCAGTTCGTACGCTCGGCACTCATCCGGCATCTGACCGAGGCCTCGCACGCCGTGCGCAGTGTCGGTACGGCGCTGGAGGCGCTGCGCGAGGTCGCCCATCTCCGCTTCGACGTGGTCATCCTGGACCTCGGACTGCCCGACCTGGACGGCTCCGAGGCGCTGAAGATGCTGCGCGGCGTCACCGACGTGCCGGTCATCATCGCCACCGCCCGGGACGACGAGACGGAGATCGTCCGGCTGCTCAACGCCGGGGCGGACGACTACCTCACCAAGCCGTTCTCGGTCGAGCACCTGTCCGCCCGCATCGCCGCCGTGCTGCGCCGGGCCCGCCCCGGCGGCGGGGAGGCACCGCCCTCGCCGGTGCTCCGCGTCGGCGGCCTCAGCGTCGACCCGACGCGCCGCCAGGCCGAACTGGACGGCAGACGGCTGGATCTGACGCGTCGCGAGTTCGACCTCCTCGCCTACCTCGCCGGCCGCCCCGGCGTCGTCGTCCCGCGCAGGGAACTGCTCGCCGAGGTCTGGCAGCAGTCCTACGGCGACGACCAGACCATCGACGTCCATCTGTCCTGGCTGCGCCGGAAACTGGGGGAGACCGCGGCCCGGCCGCGCTATGTGCACACCCTGCGCGGTGTCGGGGTGAAGCTGGAGCCACCCGCGGCGGGGGAGCCGACGCGATGA
- a CDS encoding spermidine synthase — MGRSRNNRRGSAAVEAVVEAVDGGLAQLIPDPDRSRAWTLLIDGAPQSHVDLDDPAHLSFEYQRRIGHVIDLAAPSGKPVHAVHLGGGALTLARYVAVTRPRSTQQVVERDAALVQLVRRELPLDPTARIRVRSADAREGLAKTPDGWSDLVVADVFSGARTPAHLTSTEFLDEVRRALKPSGVYVANLADGPPLAHLRGQIATAAARFAELALIADAAVLRGKRFGNAILVASDAPLPLAELTRRAASDPHPGRVEHGRPLTDFTGGATPVTDAAAVASPAPPPSVFR, encoded by the coding sequence ATGGGCAGGTCCAGGAACAACCGGCGAGGGTCGGCCGCCGTCGAGGCCGTGGTGGAAGCGGTCGACGGCGGGCTCGCGCAGCTCATACCCGACCCCGACCGCTCCCGGGCCTGGACGCTGCTGATCGACGGCGCGCCCCAGTCGCACGTGGACCTGGACGACCCGGCCCACCTCTCCTTCGAGTACCAGCGCCGCATCGGCCACGTCATCGACCTCGCCGCCCCGTCCGGCAAGCCCGTGCACGCCGTGCACCTCGGCGGCGGCGCCCTCACCCTGGCCCGGTACGTCGCCGTGACCCGCCCCCGCTCCACCCAGCAGGTCGTCGAGCGGGACGCGGCCCTCGTCCAACTCGTCCGCCGTGAGCTTCCGCTGGACCCCACCGCCCGGATACGGGTGCGCTCGGCCGACGCCCGGGAAGGGCTGGCCAAGACGCCCGACGGCTGGTCCGACCTGGTCGTCGCCGATGTCTTCAGCGGTGCCCGGACCCCCGCCCACCTCACCTCGACCGAGTTCCTGGACGAGGTCCGCCGGGCCCTGAAGCCGTCCGGTGTCTACGTCGCGAACCTCGCCGACGGCCCGCCGCTCGCCCACCTGCGCGGCCAGATCGCCACCGCCGCAGCCCGGTTCGCGGAACTCGCGCTGATCGCCGACGCGGCGGTCCTGCGCGGCAAGCGCTTCGGCAACGCCATCCTGGTCGCCTCCGACGCCCCCCTTCCGCTCGCCGAACTCACCCGCCGAGCCGCCTCCGACCCACACCCCGGCCGGGTCGAACACGGCCGCCCGCTCACCGACTTCACGGGAGGCGCCACCCCCGTCACGGACGCGGCGGCAGTGGCCTCACCGGCCCCACCGCCCTCGGTGTTCCGCTAG